The Impatiens glandulifera chromosome 3, dImpGla2.1, whole genome shotgun sequence genome contains a region encoding:
- the LOC124931182 gene encoding maspardin-like yields MKGVFSAPGDYIYFKSQVPLHKIPIGSKQWRYYDFGPKSVPPLICLPGIAGTADVFYKQIMSLSMKGYRVISVDIPRVWNHKEWMQAFEKFLDTIDVHHVHLYGTSLGGFLAQLFAQYRPRRVKSLILSNSFLETHKFSAAMPWAPIVGWTPSFLLKRYVLMGISSGPSEPFIADSVDFVVAQIESLHKDDLASRLHLAADTATVGSLSLSDSFITIMDTNDHCATPQQLKDAMIEQYPEARKAYLKTGGDFPFLSRPDEVNLHLQLHLRRVGVEAQTNMVCAVEKDNGVDSSGENRNEGQDDDDSWKDAVDGLNEQVELEGGNGGSDEHDERDLVGNEKEAGRSGPSPMDPESSSTPPVKEESTILDNDNNKNNTM; encoded by the exons ATGAAAGGCGTCTTCTCGGCGCCCGGCGATTACATCTACTTCAAGTCTCAGGTGCCTCTGCACAAGATCCCT ATTGGTTCAAAGCAGTGGCGCTATTATGACTTCGGTCCAAAGTCCGTGCCTCCACTGATCTGTCTTCCTGGTATAGCTGGAACTGCTGATGTATTCTACAAGCAGATTATGTCTCTATCAATGAAG GGGTATCGAGTAATATCTGTTGATATTCCACGGGTGTGGAACCATAAAGAGTGGATGCAAGCATTCGAGAAGTTTCTAGATACCATCGACGTCCATCAT GTACATCTTTATGGTACCTCTCTAGGAGGGTTCCTAGCACAACTTTTCGCTCAGTATCGTCCAAGAAGAGTTAAGTCATTGATACTTTCCAATTCCTTTTTAGAGACTCACAAGTTCTCAGCTGCAATGCCATGGGCTCCCAT TGTTGGTTGGACTCCATCTTTTTTGCTGAAGCGTTATGTTTTAATGGGAATTTCTAGTGGTCCTAGTGAACCATTTATTGCAGACTCTGTGGATTTCGTGGTTGCACAG ATTGAAAGTCTTCACAAAGATGACTTAGCATCCAGGTTGCATTTAGCAGCAGATACCGCTACTGTTGGATCACTCTCACTTTCCGATTCTTTCATCACAATAATGGAT ACCAATGACCATTGTGCAACTCCTCAACAACTGAAAGATGCGATGATTGAACAATATCCAGAGGCAAGAAAAGCATACTTGAAGACTGGAGGTGATTTCCCATTTCTTTCGCGTCCTGATGAAGTAAATCTTCACCTACAG CTACATCTGAGACGTGTTGGTGTTGAAGCTCAAACAAACATGGTTTGTGCCGTTGAAAAGGATAATGGAGTTGATAGCTCAGGTGAAAACCGCAATGAGGGCCAAGATGATGATGATTCCTGGAAGGATGCTGTTGATGGTTTGAATGAACAGGTGGAACTAGAAGGTGGAAATGGCGGTTCAGATGAACACGATGAAAGAGACTTAGTGGGGAATGAGAAGGAAGCGGGTAGGTCTGGGCCTTCTCCCATGGACCCTGAATCATCATCTACCCCACCAGTTAAGGAGGAATCTACCATTCttgataatgataataataagaataatactATGTGA
- the LOC124928817 gene encoding uncharacterized protein LOC124928817 gives MKLVWSPDLASKAYIDTVKYCQKRCRESSVAEIVSAMAAGWTAKLIVETWSKGGIITTSVGLAVAAHHSGGRHVCIVPDEESRKEYSETVTKTSGVQTEIIVGEPETLVAGLIGIDFLVVDCGKNDFARIFQVAKLGNRGAVLVSKNASSRAVTEFRWLSILDGESTRRIVRSVFLPVGKGLNIAHVSAVGEKSSAPAKGHSRWFKHIDRHTGEEIVIRM, from the exons ATGAAGCTTGTTTGGTCACCCGATTTGGCATCCAAGGCCTATATCGACACTGTTAAATAT TGTCAAAAGAGATGTCGAGAATCCAGCGTCGCAGAGATTGTATCTGCGATGGCCGCCGGTTGGACCGCAAAACTTATAGTAGAAACATGGTCAAAAGGAGGAATAATCACAACCAGCGTCGGTCTCGCCGTCGCAGCCCACCACTCCGGCGGGAGACACGTATGCATAGTCCCTGATGAGGAATCAAGAAAAGAGTATTCAGAAACGGTCACAAAAACGTCAGGCGTTCAAACCGAAATCATCGTTGGTGAACCGGAAACGCTGGTCGCCGGTTTAATTGGGATCGATTTCTTGGTGGTTGATTGTGGGAAGAATGATTTTGCAAGAATATTTCAGGTTGCAAAATTGGGTAATCGAGGGGCTGTTCTTGTTTCTAAGAACGCTAGCTCAAGAGCCGTTACCGAGTTTCGATGGCTCAGTATACTGGACGGCGAGTCGACTCGTCGGATTGTACGATCGGTATTTCTTCCGGTTGGAAAAGGGTTGAATATAGCTCATGTGTCGGCGGTCGGAGAGAAGAGTTCGGCGCCGGCGAAGGGCCACAGCCGGTGGTTTAAGCATATTGATAGGCATACAGGGGAGGAAATTGTTATTAGGATGTAA
- the LOC124931015 gene encoding IRK-interacting protein-like: protein MNKKMYTSSSCSSSSSSMPSLSPPPPLVFHPPTCFTPIQEENDNDDSEEGYGSRPSTNRREIDDGVEFKRLPTPLYQSDRKKGKESRRRKGSGNDDGGDGGGGVGVSWNKCRPGNREKMSVVPVDNNGVGRNSMASPNGLFKSILYSLTKKSPRTPSQADLQEEQWKTAVAELSHKVIQATKKRDDAILESSKLKYSVFELEKKLNKLEIYCHSLKSGLDSCNNKSPVRANNQPLMIGDADKVIKHFLVSIAESRSHVRILSRFLTNQFRQLGPKALDRISSLLHPYDISLSVSKNPRAIVVYLEALLNKTFFEDFETMGFKKSGPTQILNPIERCESNFKSFNQLQNLTWEEVLNRGTRHFSDEFSRFCDRKMSEVVGMLGWNKTWPEPLLQAFFGASKWIWLVHLLANSVHPSLPVFRVEKGVGYDSIYMEDMGGERCRKLVPEEVRVMVAPGFYVFGNVVKCKVISRYHNNSSGGGGDGSSHGSSDKGG, encoded by the exons ATGAACAAAAAAATGTatacttcatcttcttgttcttcttcttcctcctccatGCCCTCtctttctcctcctcctcctctcgTCTTCCATCCTCCAACTTGTTTCACCCCT ATTCAGGAAGAGAACGACAACGATGATTCAGAGGAAGGATATGGTTCAAGACCTTCCACTAATAGAAGAGAAATCGACGACGGCGTTGAGTTTAAGCGTCTTCCTACGCCGTTGTATCAAAGCGACCGGAAAAAGGGTAAGGAAAGCCGGAGGCGGAAGGGATCTGGAAACGATGACGGCGGTGACGGCGGCGGTGGTGTTGGGGTGTCTTGGAATAAGTGTAGGCCGGGGAATAGGGAGAAGATGTCGGTAGTTCCGGTTGATAACAATGGAGTTGGGCGAAATTCTATGGCTAGTCCAAATGGGTTATTTAAATCGATATTGTATTCGTTAACGAAAAAGAGTCCACGAACTCCGTCTCAGGCGGATTTGCAGGAGGAGCAATGGAAGACGGCGGTGGCGGAGTTGTCTCATAAAGTGATTCAGGCGACGAAGAAACGAGATGATGCGATTCTTGAATCGTCAAAACTGAAATACTCTGTTTTTGAGCTTGAGAAGAAACTGAACAAGTTGGAGATTTACTGTCATAGTCTTAAATCAGGTCTGGATAGTTGCAATAACAAATCGCCGGTAAGAGCAAATAATCAGCCTTTAATGATCGGAGACGCCGACAAGGTTATCAAGCATTTCCTCGTATCGATTGCCGAATCTCGTTCGCATGTTCGAATCCTCAGCCGTTTCTTAACAAACCAATTCCGTCAACTCGGACCCAAAGCCCTGGATCGAATCTCATCTCTTCTCCATCCTTACGACATCAGTCTTTCCGTATCTAAAAATCCAAGAGCAATCGTTGTCTATCTCGAGGCTCTACTAAACAAAACATTCTTCGAAGATTTCGAAACAATGGGATTTAAAAAAAGTGGCCCCACCCAGATTCTGAATCCAATAGAAAGGTGTGAATCAAACTTCAAATCATTTAACCAATTGCAGAATCTAACGTGGGAGGAAGTACTAAACAGGGGAACAAGACATTTTAGCGACGAATTCAGCCGTTTCTGCGATAGGAAAATGAGTGAAGTTGTGGGTATGTTGGGTTGGAATAAAACTTGGCCGGAACCATTGTTGCAGGCTTTCTTTGGTGCTTCAAAATGGATATGGCTTGTTCATCTTCTTGCTAATTCGGTTCATCCAAGCTTGCCTGTATTTAGGGTTGAGAAAGGAGTTGGGTATGATTCAATCTATATGGAAGATATGGGTGGTGAGAGATGCCGGAAATTGGTGCCGGAAGAGGTGAGGGTGATGGTTGCGCCtggattttatgtttttggaAATGTGGTGAAATGTAAGGTGATATCTAGATACCATAACAATAGCAGCGGCGGCGGTGGTGACGGGAGTAGCCATGGTAGTAGCGACAAGGGTGGTTGA
- the LOC124932114 gene encoding methylsterol monooxygenase 1-1-like has protein sequence MLPYKSVPEAEAVLGRTLTAGESIWLNYSADKSDYFLYCHNILFLFIIFSIFPLFYIILEFISHEIQIYKIQPKVKLSFSDSLRCYRDVMRMFIFVVGPLQLVSYPSIQMIGIRTSLPLPSIGEIVAQLVVYFAIEDYTNYWVHRFLHCKWGYEKIHRVHHEYTAPIGFAAPYAHWAEVLILGVPSFLGPAIAPGHMITFWLWIALRQLEAIETHSGYDFPWSPTKYIPFYGGAEHHDYHHYVGGQSQSNFSSVFTYCDYIYGTDKGYQYQKKIMKQLKESERRKGLENVAGSGEGVKAD, from the exons ATGCTGCCTTACAAATCTGTGCCGGAGGCGGAGGCGGTGCTCGGCCGAACACTGACCGCCGGCGAGAGCATATGGCTGAACTACTCGGCTGATAAATCCGATTACTTCCTCTACTGTCATAACATCCTCTTTCTCTTCATCATCTTTTCCATTTTCCCTCTTTTTTACATCATCCTAGAGTTCATCTCCCACGAAATTCAAATCTACAAAATCCAGCCCAAAGTTAAGCTTTCTTTTTCCGATTCCTTACGCTGCTATCGCGATGTAATGCGAATGTTCATCTTCGTCGTCGGCCCTCTCCAACTCGTCTCCTACCCTTCGATTCAG ATGATTGGGATACGAACCAGCCTTCCATTGCCGTCAATCGGAGAAATCGTCGCCCAATTGGTCGTTTACTTTGCAATCGAGGATTATACGAATTACTGGGTACATAGATTCCTGCATTGCAAGTGGGGGTACGAGAAGATTCATCGGGTACACCATGAATACACTGCACCCATCGGATTTGCGGCGCCGTACGCTCACTGGGCAGAGGTGCTGATCCTCGGTGTTCCTTCCTTTTTGGGACCCGCCATAGCCCCTGGCCACATGATCACGTTCTGGTTATGGATCGCTTTGAGGCAACTTGAGGCAATTGAAACTCACAGCGG GTATGACTTCCCATGGAGTCCCACAAAATACATTCCATTTTATGGTGGAGCAGAGCACCATGACTATCACCATTATGTTGGAGGACAGAGCCAGAGCAACTTTTCTTCTGTATTTACCTACTGTGATTACATTTATGGAACTGACAAG GGATACCAATACCAGAAAAAGATTATGAAACAG CTGAAGGAAAGTGAAAGAAGAAAGGGGCTAGAGAATGTTGCAGGCTCAGGAGAAGGAGTTAAAGCGGATTGA
- the LOC124928820 gene encoding methylsterol monooxygenase 1-1-like: protein MLPYKSVPAAEAVLGRALTAGETIWLNYSADKSDYFLYCHTTVFLFLTFSISPFFYILFEQFQTYKIQPKVKKLSISDSLRCYLNVMPMFILVVGSLQLISYPAIQMIGIRTKLPLPSIGEVVGQLVVYFAIEDYTSYWVHRFLHCNKWVYEKIHRIHHEYNAPFVFVALYAHWAEILILGFPSLLGPAIAPGHIITFWLWIALRQLEAIETHSGYEFPWSPAKYIPFYGGAEHHDYHHYVGGESYSNFSSVFTYCDYIYGTDKGYRYHKKIRKQR from the exons ATGTTGCCTTACAAAAGTGTTCCGGCAGCCGAGGCGGTGCTCGGCCGAGCTCTAACCGCCGGCGAGACTATCTGGCTGAACTACTCCGCCGATAAATCCGATTACTTCCTCTATTGCCATACCACAGTCTTCCTTTTCCTAACCTTTTCCATTTCCCCATTCTTCTACATCCTATTTGAGCAATTTCAAACCTACAAAATCCAGCCCAAAGTTAAGAAGCTTTCCATTTCCGATTCCTTACGGTGCTATCTCAATGTAATGCCCATGTTCATCTTGGTCGTGGGATCTCTCCAGCTAATCTCTTACCCTGCAATTCAAATGATTGGGATACGAACGAAGCTTCCATTGCCGTCAATAGGTGAAGTGGTGGGGCAATTGGTGGTTTACTTTGCAATTGAGGATTATACGAGTTATTGGGTGCATAGATTCCTGCATTGCAACAAATGGGTATACGAGAAGATTCATCGGATTCACCATGAATACAATGCACCCTTTGTATTTGTGGCACTTTATGCTCATTGGGCAGAGATTTTGATCCTGGGTTTTCCTTCACTTTTGGGACCGGCCATAGCCCCTGGTCATATAATCACATTCTGGTTATGGATCGCTTTGAGGCAGCTTGAGGCAATTGAAACTCACAGCGG GTATGAGTTTCCTTGGAGTCCTGCAAAATACATTCCATTTTATGGTGGAGCAGAGCACCATGACTATCACCATTATGTTGGAGGTGAAAGCTATAGCAATTTTTCTTCGGTATTTACCTATTGTGATTACATTTATGGAACTGATAAG GGTTATCGATATCATAAAAAGATTCGGAAGCAAAGATAA
- the LOC124931014 gene encoding protein cornichon homolog 4-like, which yields MGDLLVWLLFFFILIGLIGLVVFQLMCFADLEFDYINPYDSASRINKVVLPEFIIQGIFCFLCLVTGHWIMFLLSAPYLYYNVRLYTNRKHLVDVTEIFNLLSWEKKQRLFKLGYLILLLFISLFLLIWNALEDDDHDF from the exons ATGGGGGATCTGCTCGTATGGCTTCTGTTTTTCTTCATCCTCATTGGCCTTATTGGCCTTGTAGTTTTCCAG CTGATGTGCTTTGCTGATTTGGAGTTCGATTACATAAATCCATATGACTCTGCATCAAGAATAAACAAAGTGGTATTGCCAGAATTCATCATTCAAGGAATCTTTTGTTTCCTATGTCTAGTTACTGGACATTGGATTATGTTTCTGTTGAGTGCACCATACCTCTACTACAATGTCAGGCT GTATACAAATAGAAAACACTTGGTGGATGTTACTGAAATATTCAACTTGCTTAGTTGGGAAAAGAAGCAGAGGCTATTTAAACTTGGCTATCTCATTCTTCTTCTGTTCATTTCATTGTTCTT GTTAATCTGGAATGCCTTGGAGGATGATGATCACGATTTCTAA